Genomic DNA from uncultured Desulfuromusa sp.:
CTTTTACCGTTTTAGAATTAATTTAACAATGGAGCTACGCATACTATGATTATTGCCGTTACCGCTAAAGAAGCATCCCTGCAATCCGAAGTCGATCCTAGATTCGGCCGGGCCGCATATTTTTTAATCGCAAACAGTGCAACGGGTGAAGTCTATGCTCACGATAACACCGAGGGTATTGAATCTGACAACGGTGCCGGAACGGGGGCGTCGCAACAACTGGCAGAATACAGAGTGGATGTCCTCTATACCGGCCATGTTGGTCCCAAAGCTGCCGAAGTTCTGGACAAAGCAAAAATTGTCTACCATGAAAATACAACGGGAACTGTTGAAGAAGTTTTATCCCGCATTCCTCAAGAACTTTCCCCGCAAGAAGAAGCCCCGGAAGAAACCGTTTCCGCTCCGGAAAATGGCGCAATACGGCTGGCAATCCCGGCAGATTCAGATGCTGGCCTGGAAGCACAGCGTTCGGGACATTTCGGGAAATGTGCTTATTACACTTTGATTGATATTAAAGATAATCAGGTTCAGCAGGTTGTCGCTATGCAAAATGGCGGTCATGTTCAGGGGGGGTGTTCCGTACCGGTGATATTGTTGAATGCCAACCACGTCAATAAGTTGATTGTTGCCGGAATTGGGGGACGTCCGCTGCAGGGATTTCGCGAAACCGGGATTGAGGTGTATGCCGGAATCGGTCAGACAGTGCAGGAATCGGTTGATTTATTCCTCAATGACCAACTGTCGCCGATCAGTAATGATCAGGTTTGCGGTGGAGGAGCGTAGTGATTATCTCTGTTGTCAGCGGCAAAGGTGGTGCTGGAAAAACCACCCTTGCTGCATCAATCGCAGAGGTTTTTTCTGCTGAATTTTATGATCTGGATGTTGATGCTCCTAATGCAGAATATTTTCTCCAGCCGGAACTGTCTAAAACAACTCCGGTCAACCAACCCGTCCCGGTATTTTCAGAAGAGCTTTGTGACGGCTGTGGTCTCTGTACCAAAGCATGTCGTTTTCATGCCCTCTACAAGATTCTGAAGACGGTCTATTTAACGGAACCTCTTTGTCATGGTTGTGG
This window encodes:
- a CDS encoding NifB/NifX family molybdenum-iron cluster-binding protein, producing the protein MIIAVTAKEASLQSEVDPRFGRAAYFLIANSATGEVYAHDNTEGIESDNGAGTGASQQLAEYRVDVLYTGHVGPKAAEVLDKAKIVYHENTTGTVEEVLSRIPQELSPQEEAPEETVSAPENGAIRLAIPADSDAGLEAQRSGHFGKCAYYTLIDIKDNQVQQVVAMQNGGHVQGGCSVPVILLNANHVNKLIVAGIGGRPLQGFRETGIEVYAGIGQTVQESVDLFLNDQLSPISNDQVCGGGA